In Triticum aestivum cultivar Chinese Spring chromosome 5B, IWGSC CS RefSeq v2.1, whole genome shotgun sequence, the following proteins share a genomic window:
- the LOC123117812 gene encoding uncharacterized protein isoform X1 — MSMDDCFIPLPSPLHDRWRCGSPPCLSQLDLDDRAAAGSASHGVPRRILRSPNRPLAVPPRRPPPPLDPLPKYKGNSLHAFPEEEPKQHQVTVSRAASKGRYARFKENLNAKAEETKQHHHQVPVSCAASKGRNRAGWMSQERSTPEGINMKEHGWRFRFPFPELPKSTYRGDLNSLGKPVVMKQRKPLEVRNARRERRVAAKQKAARYHAEVALRKYNRANNTKFELVEVKVISIFSEFGGAGAHYNFTAKQPEDQHSADADSTKLFFSEVDLYFRSENDVIMCCIVGENDAGHWYGCKNYQPVIHPSSEAYGGGSSTCIDYPYPDSESSDSD, encoded by the exons ATGTCCATGGACGACTGCTTCATCCCGCTCCCCTCCCCACTCCATGACCGCTGGCGGTGCGGCTCTCCCCCCTGCCTCTCCCAGCTAGATCTGGACGACCGCGCGGCCGCCGGTTCTGCCTCGCATGGCGTCCCCAGACGCATCCTGCGGAGCCCTAACCGCCCACTCGCCGTCCCCCCGaggcgcccccctcctcccctcgaTCCGCTGCCTAA GTATAAGGGGAATTCGCTGCATGCCTTCCCAGAGGAGGAGCCAAAGCAACACCAAGTCACAGTTTCACGTGCCGCTTCTAAGGGGAGATATGCAAG GTTTAAAGAAAATTTGAATGCCAAGGCAGAGGAGACAAAGCAACACCACCATCAAGTTCCCGTCTCATGCGCCGCTTCAAAAGGGAG GAATCGAGCTGGTTGGATGTCCCAGGAGAGAAGCACTCCTGAAGGTATCAACATGAAGGAACATGGTTGGAGGTTTCGGTTCCCCTTCCCCGAACTCCCCAAGTCGACTTACCGTGGTGACTTGAACTCCCTTGGAAAGCCAGTTGTAATGAAACAGAGGAAACCTCTGGAGGTGAGGAACGCTCGCCGTGAAAGAAGAGTCGCGGCCAAACAAAAGGCTGCGCGCTACCATGCGGAGGTTGCCCTGCGTAAATACAACAGAGCAAACAACAccaag TTTGAGCTGGTGGAGGTAAAAGTGATATCTATATTCTCCGAGTTTGGAGGGGCCGGGGCCCATTATAACTTCACAGCTAAGCAGCCTGAGGACCAGCATTCTGCTGATGCCGACAGTACCAAGCTATTCTTCTCTGAAGTCGACCTCTATTTTCGGAGTGAGAATGATGTGATCATGTGCTGTATAGTTGGGGAAAATGACGCAG GCCATTGGTATGGATGCAAAAACTACCAGCCTGTTATTCACCCAAGCAGCGAAGCATACGGGGGCGGTAGCAGTACTTGTATTGACTACCCTTATCCGGACAGCGAAAGCTCAGACAGTGATTAG
- the LOC123117812 gene encoding uncharacterized protein isoform X2 → MADHGPTHQEDDDSYKGNSLHAFPEEEPKQHQVTVSRAASKGRYARFKENLNAKAEETKQHHHQVPVSCAASKGRNRAGWMSQERSTPEGINMKEHGWRFRFPFPELPKSTYRGDLNSLGKPVVMKQRKPLEVRNARRERRVAAKQKAARYHAEVALRKYNRANNTKFELVEVKVISIFSEFGGAGAHYNFTAKQPEDQHSADADSTKLFFSEVDLYFRSENDVIMCCIVGENDAGHWYGCKNYQPVIHPSSEAYGGGSSTCIDYPYPDSESSDSD, encoded by the exons ATGGCGGATCATGGCCCTACTCACCAGGAGGACGACGACTC GTATAAGGGGAATTCGCTGCATGCCTTCCCAGAGGAGGAGCCAAAGCAACACCAAGTCACAGTTTCACGTGCCGCTTCTAAGGGGAGATATGCAAG GTTTAAAGAAAATTTGAATGCCAAGGCAGAGGAGACAAAGCAACACCACCATCAAGTTCCCGTCTCATGCGCCGCTTCAAAAGGGAG GAATCGAGCTGGTTGGATGTCCCAGGAGAGAAGCACTCCTGAAGGTATCAACATGAAGGAACATGGTTGGAGGTTTCGGTTCCCCTTCCCCGAACTCCCCAAGTCGACTTACCGTGGTGACTTGAACTCCCTTGGAAAGCCAGTTGTAATGAAACAGAGGAAACCTCTGGAGGTGAGGAACGCTCGCCGTGAAAGAAGAGTCGCGGCCAAACAAAAGGCTGCGCGCTACCATGCGGAGGTTGCCCTGCGTAAATACAACAGAGCAAACAACAccaag TTTGAGCTGGTGGAGGTAAAAGTGATATCTATATTCTCCGAGTTTGGAGGGGCCGGGGCCCATTATAACTTCACAGCTAAGCAGCCTGAGGACCAGCATTCTGCTGATGCCGACAGTACCAAGCTATTCTTCTCTGAAGTCGACCTCTATTTTCGGAGTGAGAATGATGTGATCATGTGCTGTATAGTTGGGGAAAATGACGCAG GCCATTGGTATGGATGCAAAAACTACCAGCCTGTTATTCACCCAAGCAGCGAAGCATACGGGGGCGGTAGCAGTACTTGTATTGACTACCCTTATCCGGACAGCGAAAGCTCAGACAGTGATTAG